One region of Juglans regia cultivar Chandler chromosome 4, Walnut 2.0, whole genome shotgun sequence genomic DNA includes:
- the LOC108981720 gene encoding putative receptor-like protein kinase At4g00960 isoform X5, with product MRMRASRLLLFLFCAMLTHAEKLGFAQRDPYVLHDCSNTGNVSSNSAYRKNVNTLLSSLSSNTQSHYGFYNFSVGENSDRVNAVTFCRADLIPIDCQNCVGTSAEELLFRCPNQKEGIVWYMNCTVRYSNNSIFGIMQFESMQHLHNIINVTDPIGTFDQVRETLLDRLRSEAAASTSTLHKFATGKASSPYFDIYALLQCTPDLNQQECSDCLNQSIAKVPTCCGPAIGVRVLTPSCNLRYENNHFYGFTLEAPPPLSSTLAPPAEGKGSNSSRTIIIVVAAVVSAVLIFCICTCIYLRMRKQRKKVEMDEINSGAESLQFDFSTIRIATDNFSDVKKLGQGGFGTVYKGKFPNGQEIAVKRLSRSSEQGDQEFKNEILLVARLQQRNLVRLLGFCFEGNERLLVYELMPNGSLDHFIFDPSKRLHLDWKFRYKIIVGIARGLQYLHEDSQFRIIHRDLKTSNVLLDKEMNPKISDFGMARLFTLDQTQANTRRIVGTYGYMAPEYAMHGHFSVKSDVFSYGVLVLEMVCGRKNNYFQNGENTENLLSHAWKNWREGTASNLIDSTLRVGSTTEIMRCIHIGLLCVQENVAERPTMASVLLMLTSYSMALSMPSRPAFLMHSIVESDISLDRSFHASQNVVSMTDPYPR from the exons ATGAGAATGCGCGCTTCAAGACTACTGCTTTTCCTTTTCTGTGCCATGCTCACACACGCTGAAAAGCTCGGCTTCGCGCAGCGAGATCCCTACGTGCTCCATGATTGTTCCAATACTGGTAACGTTAGCAGTAACAGTGCCTACAGAAAAAACGTCAATACCCTCCTTTCCTCCCTCTCTTCTAACACTCAAAGCCATTATGGGTTCTACAATTTCTCTGTCGGAGAAAACTCAGACAGAGTTAATGCAGTTACATTTTGTAGAGCAGACCTTATACCGATCGATTGCCAGAATTGTGTCGGAACGTCTGCTGAGGAGCTCTTATTTCGATGTCCAAACCAGAAGGAGGGTATCGTGTGGTACATGAATTGTACAGTACGATACTCGAACAACTCTATATTTGGTATCATGCAGTTTGAATCTATGCAACATCTACATAACATTATAAATGTCACAGACCCGATTGGGACGTTCGACCAGGTGCGAGAGACGTTGTTGGATAGATTGAGAAGTGAGGCTGCAGCTAGCACTTCGACTCTTCACAAGTTTGCAACTGGAAAAGCGAGCTCCCCATACTTCGATATATATGCTCTTTTACAGTGCACTCCCGATTTGAATCAGCAGGAATGCAGCGATTGCCTAAATCAGAGCATCGCAAAAGTTCCAACTTGTTGCGGTCCAGCGATAGGAGTGAGAGTTCTTACACCCAGCTGCAACTTAAGGTATGAGAACAACCATTTCTATGGTTTCACTCTCGAGGCCCCTCCGCCATTGTCAAGTACTCTTGCTCCGCCTGCAGAAG GAAAGGGGAGTAACTCTTCTCGAACTATCATTATAGTCGTGGCGGCTGTTGTTTCCGCTGTGTTAATCTTCTGCATCTGCACCTGCATCTATCTAAGGATGAGGAAGCAAAGGAAGAAAGTAGAAA TGGATGAAATTAACAGCGGTGCTGAATCCTTGCAATTCGACTTTAGCACGATTAGAATTGCTACAGACAACTTTTCCGATGTAAAGAAACTTGGGCAAGGTGGATTTGGTACTGTTTACAAG GGAAAGTTTCCAAATGGACAAGAAATAGCTGTGAAAAGGCTTTCTAGGAGTTCGGAACAAGGTGATCAAGAATTTAAGAACGAGATCTTATTAGTTGCCAGGCTTCAGCAAAGGAATTTAGTGAGGCTCCTAGGTTTCTGCTTTGAAGGAAATGAAAGGCTTCTTGTCTATGAGCTTATGCCGAATGGAAGCCTTGACCACTTCATATTTG ATCCAAGCAAGCGTTTACATTTGGATTGGAAATTTCGATACAAAATCATAGTGGGCATTGCTCGAGGGCTTCAATATCTTCATGAAGATTCTCAATTTCGCATTATTCATCGTGATCTCAAAACTAGTAATGTTTTGTTAGATAAAGAGATGAACCcgaaaatttcagattttggtaTGGCAAGATTATTTACACTAGATCAAACTCAGGCTAATACAAGGAGAATTGTCGGGACCTA TGGATATATGGCTCCGGAGTATGCAATGCATGGACACTTTTCAGTGAAGTCTGATGTCTTTAGCTATGGTGTGTTAGTTTTGGAGATGGTGTGTGGGCGAAAGAACAATTATTTCCAAAATGGGGAGAATACGGAGAATCTTCTTAGCCAT GCATGGAAAAACTGGAGAGAAGGAACAGCTTCAAATCTTATAGATTCAACATTGAGGGTTGGTTCAACGACCGAAATAATGCGATGCATCCACATAGGATTGCTATGTGTTCAAGAGAACGTAGCTGAGAGACCAACAATGGCTTCAGTCCTCCTAATGCTTACCAGTTACTCTATGGCTCTGTCCATGCCCTCACGACCTGCATTCTTAATGCACAGCATCGTTGAATCAGACATATCGTTAGACCGATCATTCCATGCCTCACAAAATGTGGTTTCAATGACTGACCCATATCCTCGCTAA